Proteins encoded within one genomic window of Setaria italica strain Yugu1 chromosome IV, Setaria_italica_v2.0, whole genome shotgun sequence:
- the LOC101782021 gene encoding RING-H2 finger protein ATL39, with protein MASPSVRTTMTSPEHHPPSKATVIFSFVTVSFTGIAVLAVVILFCQYRVRGRAPVSAAVAGGNNPEGRRAGVDITKLPEFAYAESARRDGGGDGEQCSVCLGTVQAGEMVRRLPLCKHLYHVECIDMWLASHTTCPLCRADVEPPGEDDQAAPAEPQQELPV; from the coding sequence ATGGCTTCTCCTTCCGTCAGGACCACCATGACATCGCCGGAGCACCACCCGCCGTCGAAAGCAACGGTGATATTCAGCTTCGTCACCGTCAGCTTCACGGGCATCGCGGTCCTTGCAGTTGTCATATTATTCTGCCAATACCGCGTCCGCGGCCGAGCGCCGGTCTCCGCCGCCGTGGCAGGCGGCAATAATCCGGAGGGTCGCCGTGCCGGCGTGGACATCACCAAGCTGCCGGAGTTCGCGTACGCTGAGTCCGCAaggcgtgacggcggcggcgacggggagcagTGCTCGGTGTGCCTCGGCACGGTGCAGGCCGGCGAGATGGTGCGGCGGCTGCCCCTGTGCAAGCACCTGTACCACGTGGAGTGCATCGACATGTGGCTGGCTTCGCACACGACGTGCCCTCTCTGCCGGGCCGACGTTGAGCCGCCGGGGGAAGACGACCAGGCGGCACCGGCGGAGCCGCAGCAGGAGCTGCCGGTGTAG